Proteins from a genomic interval of Treponema brennaborense DSM 12168:
- a CDS encoding DUF1926 domain-containing protein encodes MGTINLCFEIGNEYVSSSASGQILTSDANNFEHLYQSVYKKLVSFLYARPSYYFSFSFCGLQLEWFSKKHPEFLLILSELLGRKQIELFGGGYYEPLLPALLPVDRVGQIELMTTAHRRLVGKRPRGIRLPHDAWDASLISSLKTCGIEYVVLESSLIPSGKTPFLPYIVQDQGKSICVLGEYQHLLPSGTDADGSVQDPDSYLDSLISAVRQSGNTAEHAAVCCRFTPAQIGALLDSGWLERLFAETASLGYNDSVELSLPSRYMKLTQYFQRAYIPAAVCAADTAADGTAAGLSNIYDYMLRDPNAYLLYSKMMYVSMLVNQCRGDKIRKKAAREKLWEAQFGGAYVPSPGRDKAAIRQYAYHCLIQAEKTVRECSGFCDSVTSFDYDCDGIREYVCQFEQFSAYIQARGGSVYELDVYSSAVNYAGNSTGHTGLFLDYIFDVQKNKTETLTRQIYTETLFDSQKHEVRLSASGTFGDLNQPLTLRKNYVLTGNGIQVQYIIKNASPFPFKQQFAVESNFVLSPAGKETLQAEIVADDRKAVFTLPDRIPDEQQAVSLVRLSDSDVSFVFEPNENAAFSLSCGDGKLSAVLSWPIELAPGFEMEKVINFSVVPQLAKKRRRQ; translated from the coding sequence ATGGGGACGATCAATCTTTGTTTTGAAATCGGCAATGAATATGTAAGCAGCTCGGCATCCGGTCAGATTCTGACGTCTGATGCGAATAATTTTGAGCACTTGTATCAGAGTGTGTATAAGAAACTCGTTTCGTTTTTATACGCACGGCCGTCGTATTATTTTTCATTTTCGTTTTGCGGTTTGCAGCTGGAATGGTTTTCCAAAAAACATCCCGAATTTTTACTGATTCTTTCCGAATTGTTGGGCAGAAAGCAGATCGAATTGTTCGGCGGCGGTTATTACGAACCGTTGCTGCCGGCGCTGCTGCCGGTGGATCGCGTCGGTCAAATCGAACTTATGACGACAGCCCACCGCCGCCTCGTCGGAAAACGGCCGCGCGGAATCCGGCTGCCGCACGACGCTTGGGACGCTTCGCTCATATCGAGCCTGAAAACGTGCGGAATCGAATACGTCGTCCTCGAAAGCTCGCTTATTCCTTCCGGAAAAACGCCGTTCCTGCCGTATATCGTGCAGGATCAGGGAAAAAGTATCTGCGTTTTGGGCGAATATCAGCATCTGCTGCCTTCCGGAACGGATGCGGACGGGAGCGTGCAGGATCCCGATTCGTATTTGGATTCGCTCATCAGCGCCGTACGGCAGAGCGGAAATACTGCCGAACACGCCGCCGTGTGCTGCCGCTTTACACCGGCGCAAATCGGTGCGCTGCTCGATTCCGGCTGGCTTGAACGGCTGTTCGCGGAAACGGCTTCTCTCGGTTACAACGATTCGGTTGAATTGTCGCTGCCGTCGCGATATATGAAGCTGACGCAGTATTTTCAGCGCGCGTACATTCCCGCCGCGGTGTGCGCCGCCGATACGGCTGCGGACGGAACCGCTGCGGGTCTGTCGAATATATACGATTACATGCTGCGTGATCCGAATGCGTATCTGCTGTATTCAAAAATGATGTACGTCAGTATGCTGGTCAATCAATGCCGCGGAGACAAAATCCGCAAAAAAGCCGCGCGCGAAAAATTGTGGGAAGCCCAATTCGGCGGCGCGTACGTGCCGAGTCCCGGCCGGGATAAGGCTGCGATCCGGCAGTACGCGTATCACTGTCTCATTCAGGCGGAAAAAACGGTGCGAGAATGTTCCGGTTTTTGTGATTCGGTAACGTCTTTCGATTACGATTGCGACGGCATCCGCGAATACGTTTGCCAATTCGAGCAGTTCAGCGCCTATATTCAGGCGCGCGGCGGCAGCGTGTACGAACTCGACGTGTACAGTTCCGCCGTTAACTACGCCGGAAATTCCACCGGCCACACCGGATTGTTTCTCGATTATATTTTCGACGTGCAGAAAAACAAGACGGAAACGCTGACCAGGCAGATTTACACGGAGACGCTGTTTGACAGTCAAAAGCACGAAGTGCGGCTGTCCGCCTCCGGAACGTTCGGCGATTTGAATCAGCCGCTGACGCTGCGGAAAAATTACGTTCTGACGGGCAACGGTATTCAGGTGCAGTATATCATTAAAAACGCCAGTCCGTTTCCGTTCAAGCAGCAGTTCGCCGTCGAGTCGAATTTCGTGCTTTCTCCTGCCGGAAAAGAAACGTTGCAGGCGGAAATAGTTGCGGACGATCGGAAAGCCGTTTTTACGCTGCCGGATCGGATTCCGGATGAACAGCAGGCCGTTTCGCTCGTGAGACTTTCGGACAGCGACGTGTCGTTCGTTTTCGAGCCGAACGAAAACGCCGCCTTTTCACTGTCGTGCGGCGACGGAAAACTGAGCGCCGTTTTGTCCTGGCCGATAGAGCTTGCGCCCGGTTTTGAAATGGAAAAAGTGATCAATTTTTCGGTCGTTCCGCAGCTTGCCAAAAAACGCCGCAGACAGTAA
- a CDS encoding RnfABCDGE type electron transport complex subunit D: MKKNNIVTLRPFCYIRPSLDTMTAGVIAVLVPQIVMLFVTDSYRSLILLGCTTAASVLAECIDAAALRHKRGDWNVALLQGLLIGMFLPASYPFASAFFIALCTLLVAKYAFGGLAGSWINPVAAVIIIAYFVGAVWFPAYSVPAGYLQTRNVSLALIQDGVIPTLPADSSVTAFLNETVFAFLGTSIPDGYVSLLWDSGAAVPAFRFNILTLIASLVLFSFRMLHWVVPACYVAVYAVLVKFFCPVFAGGTVGEGDILLSVLSGGTLFTAFFVLSWFGTTPLSPGGKVFYGVFAGVASFFISGYGMSPVGAMFTVLSANMISPVIQLCERMRSKATLYAKQLPKIEKIRKS, encoded by the coding sequence ATGAAAAAAAATAATATCGTTACGCTGCGGCCGTTCTGCTATATCCGGCCGTCTCTTGATACGATGACGGCCGGGGTTATCGCCGTGCTCGTTCCTCAGATCGTAATGCTGTTCGTAACGGACAGCTACCGTTCGCTTATCCTGTTGGGCTGTACGACCGCGGCTTCGGTTTTGGCGGAATGCATCGACGCGGCTGCGCTCAGACACAAACGGGGCGACTGGAACGTCGCGCTGCTGCAAGGTCTGCTGATCGGCATGTTCCTGCCGGCTTCGTATCCGTTCGCTTCCGCGTTTTTTATCGCGCTGTGTACGCTGCTCGTTGCCAAATATGCGTTCGGCGGATTGGCGGGTTCGTGGATCAATCCGGTTGCGGCGGTGATCATTATCGCCTATTTCGTCGGCGCCGTGTGGTTTCCGGCTTATTCCGTGCCGGCCGGATATCTGCAGACCCGGAACGTTTCGCTCGCGCTGATTCAGGACGGCGTCATTCCGACGCTGCCGGCCGATTCCTCCGTCACGGCGTTTTTGAATGAAACGGTGTTCGCGTTTTTGGGAACGTCGATTCCGGACGGCTACGTGTCGCTGCTGTGGGATTCGGGCGCCGCCGTTCCTGCGTTCCGGTTCAATATCCTGACGCTGATCGCGTCGCTGGTGCTGTTTTCCTTTAGAATGCTGCATTGGGTCGTTCCGGCGTGCTACGTTGCCGTATACGCGGTGCTGGTAAAATTTTTCTGTCCCGTTTTTGCCGGCGGAACCGTCGGTGAGGGAGACATCCTGCTGTCTGTGCTGTCCGGCGGCACGCTGTTCACGGCGTTTTTCGTGCTGAGTTGGTTCGGGACGACGCCGCTTTCACCGGGCGGAAAGGTTTTTTACGGTGTGTTCGCGGGCGTCGCTTCGTTTTTCATTTCGGGATACGGAATGTCGCCGGTGGGCGCGATGTTCACGGTTTTATCCGCGAATATGATTTCTCCGGTGATCCAGCTTTGCGAGCGGATGCGCAGTAAAGCGACGCTCTACGCGAAGCAGCTGCCGAAGATAGAAAAAATCCGGAAATCCTGA
- the metG gene encoding methionine--tRNA ligase yields MNRRLITSALPYVNNIPHLGNLIQVLSADVFARFCRSRGYDTLYVCGTDEYGTATETRALEEKKTPRELCDYYHAIHADIYKWFGIAFDHFGRTSAAQQTEIVQRMFLDLDKNGFIRENTIEQLFCPDCGRFLADRFVRGTCPHCGYEDARGDQCENCGKLLEPVELKSPRCSTCGGTPHLKSTKHLYIDLPAIQKRYGAWMEEASVKGKWAKNAVQMTQAWIRDGLHERAITRDLKWGIPVPKTGFEDKVFYVWFDAPIGYISITKALADTLAAHGKDSFDWKSWWLPGESAEAAGKPPVDLFQFIGKDNIPFHTVIFPSTLIGSGRDWTKLYHMSSTEYLNYESGKFSKSKGIGVFGSDAKESGIPADAWRFYIFYNRPEKSDTQFLWKDFQEKYNGELIGNLGNLVNRTLTFVSRYYGGVIPEPAADEQLWSVVRAGESKITELLEWAELKDAFRELFAVSSVANKAFQDGEPWKTRNTDPEKAASLIGNLCYVIKDLMIMAHPYLPHYTEKVMSFFGKTIADPVIGTSAPHGALTWADLGKTAGLTRVSAPEIVFTPLDDKTIDAYRARYAGSQKERAAQESAKAAGSPAAESKKAGAAGSPAAESKKAADPAAHFNTHIALKTAKIIQVEKHPEADKLYIETLDDGSGEPRVILSGLVPYLSADELLGKTVVIADNLKPRKMRGIESRGMLLAADYTDADGKECVEVLDCPWAPPGTPVVLDGADPAAEKPAQIDADTFFAVDIEVKDNTVRIGGVPLVAGGKPVTTVRTVNGGVH; encoded by the coding sequence ATGAATAGACGATTAATTACTTCCGCGTTGCCGTATGTCAACAATATTCCCCATCTCGGCAATCTGATCCAAGTACTGTCCGCCGACGTGTTCGCCCGGTTCTGCCGCAGCCGCGGCTATGATACGCTGTACGTCTGCGGTACCGACGAATACGGAACGGCGACGGAAACCCGCGCGCTTGAAGAAAAGAAGACGCCGCGGGAACTGTGCGATTATTACCACGCAATTCACGCTGATATATATAAATGGTTCGGTATCGCTTTCGATCATTTCGGCCGCACGTCCGCCGCTCAGCAGACGGAAATCGTGCAGCGAATGTTTCTCGATCTTGATAAAAACGGTTTTATCAGGGAAAATACGATCGAACAGCTGTTCTGTCCCGACTGCGGCCGTTTTCTTGCGGATCGCTTCGTGCGCGGAACGTGTCCCCATTGCGGCTACGAAGACGCGCGCGGCGATCAGTGCGAAAACTGCGGAAAGCTGCTTGAACCCGTGGAACTGAAATCTCCGCGCTGTTCCACCTGCGGTGGTACGCCGCATCTGAAATCCACCAAACATCTGTACATAGACCTGCCGGCGATCCAAAAACGATACGGCGCGTGGATGGAAGAGGCGAGCGTCAAAGGCAAATGGGCCAAAAACGCGGTGCAGATGACGCAGGCCTGGATCCGCGACGGTCTGCACGAACGTGCGATTACGCGCGACCTGAAATGGGGAATTCCCGTCCCGAAAACGGGCTTTGAAGACAAAGTGTTTTACGTCTGGTTCGACGCGCCGATCGGGTATATTTCCATTACGAAGGCTCTTGCCGATACGCTCGCGGCGCACGGTAAAGATTCTTTCGACTGGAAGTCGTGGTGGCTTCCCGGCGAATCTGCCGAAGCTGCCGGCAAACCGCCGGTCGATCTGTTTCAGTTTATCGGTAAAGACAACATTCCGTTCCATACCGTTATTTTTCCTTCGACGCTGATCGGTTCCGGCCGCGACTGGACCAAATTGTATCACATGTCGAGCACCGAATACCTGAATTACGAATCCGGTAAATTTTCAAAATCGAAAGGAATCGGCGTTTTCGGCAGCGATGCGAAAGAATCCGGTATTCCCGCCGACGCCTGGCGTTTTTACATTTTTTACAATCGGCCCGAAAAATCGGATACTCAGTTTTTATGGAAGGATTTTCAGGAAAAATATAACGGCGAACTGATCGGCAATTTGGGTAACTTGGTGAACCGCACGCTGACGTTCGTCTCCCGTTATTACGGCGGCGTGATTCCCGAACCGGCTGCTGACGAGCAGCTGTGGAGCGTCGTCCGTGCGGGTGAATCGAAAATTACCGAATTGCTCGAATGGGCGGAACTGAAAGACGCGTTCCGCGAACTGTTCGCCGTGTCTTCCGTTGCGAACAAAGCGTTTCAGGACGGCGAACCGTGGAAGACGCGCAACACCGATCCTGAAAAAGCGGCGAGCCTCATTGGAAACCTGTGCTACGTTATAAAGGATCTGATGATCATGGCGCATCCGTACCTGCCGCATTATACGGAAAAAGTGATGTCGTTCTTCGGAAAAACGATCGCGGATCCCGTTATCGGAACTTCCGCGCCGCACGGGGCGCTGACCTGGGCGGATTTGGGAAAAACGGCCGGACTTACGCGGGTGAGCGCACCCGAGATCGTGTTCACGCCGCTCGACGATAAAACGATCGACGCATACCGCGCCCGTTACGCCGGAAGCCAGAAAGAGCGCGCCGCTCAAGAATCGGCAAAGGCCGCCGGTTCGCCTGCTGCCGAAAGCAAAAAAGCCGGTGCCGCCGGTTCGCCTGCTGCCGAAAGTAAAAAGGCAGCCGATCCTGCCGCGCATTTCAACACGCATATCGCGCTCAAAACGGCTAAAATCATACAGGTAGAAAAACATCCGGAAGCGGATAAATTGTATATCGAAACGCTCGACGACGGTTCGGGCGAACCGCGCGTCATTTTGTCGGGATTGGTGCCGTATCTGAGTGCGGACGAACTGCTGGGAAAAACGGTCGTGATAGCGGATAATCTGAAACCGCGTAAAATGCGCGGAATCGAAAGCCGCGGTATGCTGCTCGCCGCCGATTACACCGACGCGGACGGCAAAGAATGCGTCGAAGTGCTCGACTGCCCGTGGGCGCCGCCGGGAACACCGGTCGTGCTCGACGGCGCCGATCCTGCGGCGGAAAAACCTGCACAGATCGACGCGGATACGTTTTTCGCCGTCGATATTGAAGTAAAAGACAATACGGTCCGTATCGGCGGGGTGCCGCTGGTAGCTGGCGGAAAACCCGTTACGACCGTGCGTACCGTTAACGGCGGAGTGCATTAA
- a CDS encoding lipid II:glycine glycyltransferase FemX, translated as MDIVQISEAESGYGKDIRFLQSSFWADFKAAHGWRAFRFACSKPLRFDASVLIRTFRVPLAGCVSVAYVPMGIDLPNSVIPVPDPAEYAQLLKDFAHALKPSLPRHTLCMRFDPPIDLFSPAERDAYAAALTAARSCRKALQDIQPPDTVLLNLSHTEDELLENMKPKWRYNIRLAQKKGVAVRVGTPDDIDIFYDLYKTTAERDGIAIHAKTYYRDLLERSGGDDIRVTLYIASHEDTPLAAIITLFSSREAVYLYGASSNEKRNLMPAYLLQWTAVCDAKKYGAAFYDFYGMPPTDDESHPMHGLYRFKTGFGGTIVHRPGSIDVPLSGLYGAYACAERLRGFWHKKIKKLLAGR; from the coding sequence ATGGATATCGTTCAAATATCGGAAGCGGAATCCGGATACGGCAAAGATATCCGGTTTTTGCAAAGTTCGTTCTGGGCCGATTTTAAAGCGGCCCACGGATGGCGTGCGTTCCGCTTCGCCTGCAGCAAACCGCTTCGCTTCGACGCGTCGGTTCTTATCAGGACGTTTCGCGTGCCGCTCGCCGGCTGTGTGTCCGTCGCCTACGTTCCGATGGGCATCGATTTGCCGAACAGCGTGATCCCCGTTCCCGATCCGGCGGAATACGCGCAGCTGCTCAAGGATTTTGCGCACGCGCTCAAACCGTCTCTGCCGCGGCACACGCTGTGTATGCGCTTTGACCCGCCGATCGATCTGTTTTCACCGGCGGAGCGCGATGCGTACGCGGCCGCGCTTACGGCGGCCCGCAGCTGCCGTAAAGCACTGCAGGACATTCAGCCGCCCGACACCGTACTGCTGAATTTGTCGCACACGGAAGACGAACTGCTTGAGAACATGAAGCCCAAATGGCGGTATAATATCCGGCTCGCGCAGAAAAAAGGCGTCGCCGTACGCGTCGGTACGCCGGACGATATCGATATTTTTTACGACTTGTATAAAACGACTGCGGAGCGCGACGGAATTGCCATTCACGCAAAAACGTATTATCGGGATCTGCTCGAACGTTCGGGCGGGGACGATATCCGCGTTACGCTGTACATCGCGTCGCACGAAGACACGCCGCTGGCGGCGATCATCACGCTGTTTTCTTCGCGCGAAGCGGTGTATTTGTACGGCGCGTCTTCAAATGAAAAACGCAATCTGATGCCGGCGTATCTGCTGCAGTGGACGGCTGTCTGCGATGCAAAAAAGTACGGTGCGGCTTTTTACGATTTTTACGGAATGCCGCCGACCGACGACGAATCGCATCCGATGCACGGTTTGTACCGATTTAAAACCGGATTCGGCGGAACGATCGTGCACCGTCCCGGAAGCATCGACGTGCCGCTGTCGGGATTGTACGGTGCGTACGCGTGCGCCGAGCGTCTGCGCGGTTTTTGGCACAAAAAAATAAAAAAACTGCTCGCGGGCCGGTAA
- the trpS gene encoding tryptophan--tRNA ligase, with translation MGDQAGTYDAAVERSKKLEAEITAHPENFRVLTGDRPTGRLHIGHYFGSLQNRVRLSKLGVPTCVLIADYQVLTDHDAFAEIAQNTKQLVIDYLAAGITPGKNTIIYPHSYVPEANQLMLPFLTLVSNAELSRNPTVKEEIQAAGLKSVNAGMYTYPVHQACDILFCKATVVPVGKDQLPHLEMTRTIARRFNEKFSPEKPVFPEPQALLSKTPSILGLDGSQKMSKSRGNAIMLCATEDETAALIKKAKTDSERTITYDPVNRPEVANLLMLISLCTDESPEAIAARIGDGGGGLLKKTLTESLNEKLRPIRAERARLEADPAYIRRVLLDGVDAARAMAVDTLQEVRRVMNMEI, from the coding sequence ATGGGCGATCAGGCCGGAACTTACGATGCGGCTGTCGAGCGCAGCAAAAAATTGGAAGCGGAAATCACTGCGCATCCGGAGAATTTCCGCGTTTTGACCGGAGACCGTCCGACGGGCCGGCTGCATATCGGTCATTATTTCGGTTCGCTCCAGAACCGCGTCAGACTTTCAAAATTGGGCGTTCCCACGTGCGTTCTTATCGCCGATTATCAGGTGCTGACCGATCACGACGCGTTCGCGGAGATTGCGCAAAATACCAAACAGCTGGTGATAGATTATCTGGCCGCGGGTATTACGCCGGGTAAAAATACGATCATTTATCCGCACAGTTACGTTCCCGAAGCGAATCAGCTGATGCTGCCGTTTCTCACGCTGGTGAGCAACGCCGAATTGAGCCGCAATCCTACGGTAAAAGAAGAAATTCAGGCTGCCGGTCTTAAAAGCGTGAACGCGGGCATGTACACGTATCCGGTACATCAGGCGTGCGATATCCTGTTCTGCAAGGCGACGGTCGTGCCGGTCGGTAAAGATCAGCTGCCGCATCTTGAAATGACGCGCACGATTGCCCGCCGGTTTAACGAAAAATTTTCACCTGAAAAACCGGTGTTTCCCGAACCGCAGGCACTGCTCAGTAAAACGCCGAGTATTCTGGGACTCGACGGCAGTCAGAAAATGAGCAAAAGCCGCGGCAACGCGATCATGCTGTGCGCGACGGAAGACGAAACGGCCGCGCTCATCAAAAAAGCAAAAACCGATTCCGAACGTACGATTACCTACGATCCGGTCAATCGTCCCGAAGTCGCCAATTTGCTGATGCTCATATCGCTGTGCACTGATGAATCTCCCGAAGCGATCGCCGCCCGTATCGGCGACGGCGGCGGCGGACTGCTGAAAAAAACGCTGACCGAGTCGCTGAACGAAAAACTTCGCCCGATCCGCGCCGAACGCGCCCGTCTTGAAGCGGATCCGGCTTATATCAGGCGCGTGCTGCTCGACGGCGTTGACGCCGCGCGCGCGATGGCCGTGGACACGTTGCAGGAAGTTCGCCGCGTCATGAATATGGAAATTTGA
- a CDS encoding SLBB domain-containing protein, producing MKTSVSEILPYACSRYDGAVNAFLPTEVLVSLTQDSAGTGSCVVAEGDTVKEGQVLASGPSLNGAHIHSPVPGSVTQFVVRSMPNGKKARAVQIRLQGEFSLLGKPRHESDWNSFSASALRRLFGESGIVNSFAKAEPLSVSIDTALKRNVPPVVVVRLFDDDPSRCTDSFIAEQYRNQVAEGARIVAAAAEASRVVLAYSESAVSPMPDAEPDGFIEAVPVDTGIYPCGGRHELIQQIRKKSEAESLSVSDIFIDSGTALAVYEAAVHGQPVIDTFVQVSGHALAEEGMFKVRIGTPLRYLAAECGGFVKPYAKIIINGLISGVNIADLDTPVTKYVKSVTFLPFSEKVDQRTSECLRCGNCRSVCQAGIEPDTLYAYYAHGKKTDPAYVRTTSLCSDCALCNAVCPARLPLCQTLSMMKGSADEKK from the coding sequence ATGAAAACGAGTGTGTCTGAAATACTTCCGTACGCCTGTTCCCGATACGACGGTGCGGTCAACGCTTTTTTACCGACGGAGGTGCTGGTCTCGCTGACGCAGGATAGTGCCGGTACGGGTTCGTGCGTTGTTGCGGAAGGCGATACCGTAAAAGAAGGTCAAGTGCTCGCTTCCGGCCCGTCGCTGAACGGCGCGCACATTCATTCGCCGGTTCCCGGTTCGGTAACGCAGTTCGTCGTCCGTTCAATGCCGAACGGAAAAAAAGCCCGGGCGGTGCAGATCAGGCTGCAGGGCGAATTTTCATTGCTCGGAAAGCCGCGGCACGAGAGCGATTGGAATTCTTTTTCCGCGTCTGCGCTGCGCCGGCTGTTCGGCGAATCCGGTATCGTCAATTCGTTTGCCAAGGCCGAACCGCTGTCGGTGAGTATCGATACCGCGCTGAAAAGAAACGTACCTCCGGTTGTCGTCGTCAGGTTGTTCGACGACGATCCGAGCCGCTGCACCGATTCTTTTATTGCCGAGCAATACCGGAATCAGGTTGCGGAAGGCGCCCGTATCGTTGCCGCCGCTGCGGAAGCTTCGCGGGTCGTGCTGGCGTATTCTGAGAGCGCCGTTTCGCCGATGCCTGATGCGGAGCCGGACGGATTTATAGAGGCGGTTCCGGTCGACACCGGAATCTATCCGTGCGGCGGACGGCACGAACTCATTCAGCAAATCCGGAAAAAAAGCGAAGCCGAATCGCTTTCCGTATCCGATATTTTTATCGACAGCGGAACGGCGCTCGCCGTTTACGAAGCGGCCGTACACGGGCAGCCGGTCATCGACACGTTCGTGCAGGTTTCGGGTCACGCACTTGCGGAAGAGGGAATGTTCAAAGTCCGTATCGGTACGCCGCTGCGGTATCTTGCCGCCGAATGCGGCGGCTTTGTCAAGCCGTACGCGAAAATCATCATAAACGGCTTGATTTCCGGTGTGAATATCGCCGATCTTGACACTCCGGTTACCAAATACGTAAAATCGGTTACGTTTCTGCCTTTTTCCGAAAAGGTGGATCAGAGAACTTCCGAGTGTCTGCGCTGCGGAAACTGCCGTTCCGTATGTCAGGCCGGAATTGAACCGGACACGCTGTACGCGTACTATGCGCACGGAAAGAAAACGGATCCGGCGTACGTGCGTACGACCTCGTTGTGTTCAGACTGCGCGCTCTGCAACGCCGTTTGTCCGGCGCGGCTGCCGCTTTGCCAAACGCTGTCGATGATGAAAGGATCTGCTGATGAAAAAAAATAA
- a CDS encoding RluA family pseudouridine synthase — MLFLHFTAGPDDARRRLDKIIRKFLPNAPLSAIYSYIRKSLVRVNGKKTDAAARVNEGDLIDIADFLLQPQPAELPSEPEPARSRPAAFPALDDVFCNDFLRVINKPYDIPVQGCRGARVSIADIVQAEYAETARASSLSFKPGPLHRLDRKTTGLLVCSRNLEGARWFSAAVRDHLLQKRYAAIVQGCLETERIWTDKIERETEGLHRFRRSLACRSGGSEGKTADTRAVPLAHGSYEGEPVTLVLFSIGSGRTHQIRLHGGAHGFPLLGDTAYGGRPISEAQSIYLHAWQLGIPEPNPVSLPPLLCAPISTNFQKMLKKCLLEWDYSAYNGSDI, encoded by the coding sequence ATGCTTTTTTTACATTTCACGGCCGGACCGGACGACGCACGGCGGCGACTGGACAAAATCATACGCAAATTTCTCCCGAACGCTCCGCTGTCCGCGATTTATTCGTATATCCGCAAATCCCTCGTCAGAGTAAACGGTAAAAAAACGGATGCGGCAGCCCGCGTAAACGAAGGAGACCTCATCGATATAGCCGATTTTCTGCTGCAGCCGCAGCCCGCCGAACTCCCCTCCGAGCCGGAACCCGCGCGAAGCCGCCCGGCAGCGTTTCCGGCGCTGGACGACGTGTTCTGCAACGACTTTCTCCGCGTCATAAACAAACCGTACGACATTCCCGTACAAGGCTGCCGCGGTGCCCGCGTTTCAATCGCCGACATCGTGCAGGCCGAATACGCCGAAACCGCGCGCGCGTCGTCGCTTTCGTTCAAACCGGGCCCGCTGCATCGGCTGGACAGGAAAACGACAGGACTGCTCGTCTGCTCGCGGAATCTTGAAGGCGCGCGGTGGTTTTCCGCCGCCGTGCGGGACCACCTGCTCCAGAAGCGATACGCAGCCATCGTTCAAGGCTGCCTTGAAACGGAACGGATCTGGACAGACAAAATAGAACGGGAAACGGAAGGGCTGCACCGCTTCCGGCGCTCGCTCGCGTGCCGCAGCGGCGGCAGCGAGGGCAAAACCGCCGACACCCGCGCCGTTCCGCTCGCACACGGTTCGTACGAAGGAGAGCCGGTCACGCTCGTTCTGTTTTCCATCGGCAGCGGCCGGACGCATCAAATCCGGCTGCACGGCGGCGCGCACGGTTTTCCGCTGCTCGGCGACACGGCGTACGGAGGCCGCCCGATCAGCGAAGCGCAAAGCATATATCTGCACGCATGGCAGCTCGGTATACCGGAACCGAATCCGGTCTCACTGCCGCCGCTGCTGTGCGCACCTATTTCGACAAATTTTCAAAAAATGTTAAAAAAATGCTTGCTTGAATGGGACTATAGTGCGTATAATGGAAGCGATATATGA
- a CDS encoding divergent PAP2 family protein, producing the protein MWSSALEQIQSLFKNSVFLACIFSWFSAQFIKTVIKLFTGKISSLRELFELLLWRTGGMPSSHSALMCTLCTSIGFRSGIDSDIFILSFCFALVVIRDAVGVRRASGIQARVLNELGTSLCEKEILKFKPVKEVQGHKPAEVFIGCFLGVAIGIAFAVL; encoded by the coding sequence ATGTGGTCTTCAGCCTTAGAACAAATTCAATCGCTTTTTAAAAACTCCGTTTTTCTCGCCTGTATTTTCAGTTGGTTCTCGGCCCAGTTTATAAAAACAGTCATTAAGTTGTTTACCGGTAAAATTTCCAGTTTACGGGAATTGTTTGAATTGCTTTTGTGGCGAACCGGCGGTATGCCTTCGAGCCATTCGGCGCTCATGTGCACGCTCTGCACTTCCATCGGATTCCGGTCGGGAATCGATTCCGATATTTTCATTTTGTCGTTTTGTTTCGCATTGGTGGTCATTCGCGACGCGGTCGGCGTCAGACGTGCGAGCGGCATTCAGGCGCGGGTGCTGAACGAACTCGGTACGTCGCTCTGTGAAAAAGAGATTTTGAAATTCAAGCCGGTAAAAGAAGTGCAGGGGCATAAACCTGCGGAAGTGTTTATCGGCTGCTTTTTGGGCGTCGCCATCGGCATCGCGTTCGCCGTGCTGTAG
- a CDS encoding 4Fe-4S dicluster domain-containing protein gives MILTVVFLVLFLIAAGMLIIFVYSVLIPSVTGAESRKPVHAYVFADSELKYASRLPAVCEDGGFRAVIRCNPAKTDEQRRFAYDGPRDCRLFDSLYQTEFDCTRRCTGFGSCVGSCPQQAIRIINGTAAIAKGCTGCGKCVSACPKQLIELVPAVQAAAPGTCAAENEDTRCSLYQKDEKNVIPARKSFKFWQR, from the coding sequence ATGATTTTGACCGTAGTTTTTTTGGTGCTGTTTCTGATCGCGGCGGGTATGCTCATTATATTCGTGTATTCCGTGCTGATACCGTCCGTAACGGGAGCCGAATCGCGGAAGCCCGTACATGCGTACGTTTTTGCGGATAGCGAATTGAAATACGCTTCGCGTTTGCCCGCCGTGTGCGAAGACGGAGGCTTCCGCGCCGTGATCCGCTGCAATCCGGCAAAAACGGATGAACAGCGCCGGTTTGCATACGACGGTCCCCGGGACTGCCGGCTGTTCGATTCTTTATATCAGACCGAGTTCGACTGCACCCGTCGGTGCACCGGTTTCGGTTCGTGCGTCGGCTCCTGCCCGCAGCAAGCGATTCGCATAATCAACGGAACGGCCGCAATCGCAAAGGGCTGCACCGGTTGCGGTAAATGCGTTTCCGCCTGTCCCAAGCAGCTGATAGAGCTGGTTCCCGCCGTGCAGGCGGCAGCTCCCGGTACGTGCGCTGCAGAAAATGAAGATACCCGTTGCTCGTTGTATCAAAAAGACGAAAAAAACGTTATTCCGGCTCGAAAAAGCTTTAAATTTTGGCAAAGATAG